Proteins from one Triticum aestivum cultivar Chinese Spring chromosome 7A, IWGSC CS RefSeq v2.1, whole genome shotgun sequence genomic window:
- the LOC123149635 gene encoding DNA (cytosine-5)-methyltransferase 1A isoform X2, with translation MTKFPHLASTAGTKRRRPKLHKTEDETEDDNNINKENNGTTNNGHDTIVSKRPKRTAACSNFKQKAVDLSEEDMLVTIKEIRIEEETEAVRLTKTGPEDKKPRRKLCDFILHDGDGNPQPFEMSRSDGISITAVVMPFDADMKKPREKGIRCERFGPIKDWAISGYKEKTVIIWLSTELADYECVKPASSYRSFFDLFSQKAHICVEVYRKLVRSVGGNPLLGLEELLASVVRSINSERSFNGTVRKDFVISIGEFIHNQLTALDHTANNDDEILSTLPALVALRNGCKSRVEFSRLAAMTSDGTLTIKDGQCKEATENEDEDEKLARLLQDEEEWKMNKKQRGKHENSQKNVYIKISETEIANDYPMPAYYKPSSVEMDEYMLDSEDAMLVEELPTRILNNWALYNSDARLIPLELIPMKAGAENDIVIFGSGFMREDDHNFCSTAESTQSSSSSSKSDQEDKGIAVYLSPIKEWVVEFGGEMICILIRTDIAWYKLRQPTKQYAPWCDTVLKTARLAVSVIALLKEQTRASKLAFADVVKRVAEFEKGHCAFISTNAALVERYVVVHGQIILQQFASYPERTIQQSAFITGLLAKMEERRHIKLAMKKKNQATRGENLNPSANMGPILKRKLMRATTTGLISKIWSDYYATHFPEDSKEGDENDDQKEIEEEQEENEDDDAEVEVKVDEEAVFRTPPSTRSKKSSTNACKEIEWEGQTVGKTLSGEVLYKCARVRDLSIAVGGAVTLEDDSGETIMCFVEYMHEKHDGTQMIHGRILQKGSHTVLGNAANEREVFFTNGCLEFETSDIKESVSVNFQQVPWGHKCRKEHLEAIKMERAKAEDRKRKGLPVEYICKSLYCPEKGAFFSLPSDKLGTGTGRCSSCEEREAVGDEFKILSETSFVLKNVTYSVHDFLYIRPEFFSEVEGQGTYKAGRNVGLKPYVVCHLQSIKASAGSKKANPESTKVSVRRLYRPDDISSAKAYSSDIREVYYSEDVVSVPVVMIEGKCEVTAKNDLPNPNLPVVVDHAFYCEYLYDPKTGALKQLPTNVKLTILTRKAQAVKKNKGKQICDVLQADSDKQKNVTPENCLATLDIFAGCGGLSEGLQLSGASRTKWAIEYEEPAGDAFGENHPEAVVFVENCNVILKAIMDKCGDVDDCISITEASERAAKLSDEKIKNLPVPGEVEFINGGPPCQGFSGMNRFNQSPWSKVQCEMILAFLSFAEYFRPRFFLLENVRNFVSFNKGQTFRLTLASLLEMGYQVRFGILEAGAYGVAQSRKRAFIWAAAPGETLPDWPEPMHVFSSPELKINLPEGKYYAAAKSTAGGAPFRSITVRDTIGDLPPVENGASKPTIPYASEPVSWFQKKIRGDASSLSDHIAKEMNELNLIRCKHIPKRPGCDWHDLPDEKVKLSTGQTVELIPWCLPNTAKRHNQWKGLYGRLDWEGNFPTSVTDPQPMGKVGMCFHPDQDRIITVRECARSQGFPDGYHFAGNIQSKHRQIGNAVPPPLSYMLGRKLKQAIDGKPRLA, from the exons GAACAAAGAGGCGCAGACCTAAGCTTCATAAGACGGAAGATGAGACCGAGGATGACAACAATATTAATAAAGAGAACAACGGTACCACTAACAATGGTCATGACACCATTGTCTCCAAGAGACCAAAGAGAACAGCTGCCTGTTCTAATTTCAAACAGAAGGCAGTTGACTTGTCTGAAGAAGATATGCTTGTCACAATCAAGGAAATTCGGATTGAAGAGGAAACAGAGGCTGTTAGGTTGACAAAAACAGGGCCTGAAGATAAGAAACCTCGCAGAAAACTCTGTGATTTCATCCTGCATGATGGAGATGGTAATCCGCAACCTTTTGAAATGTCTCGAAGTGATGGTATCTCCATAACAGCTGTTGTCATGCCCTTTGACGCTGATATGAAAAAGCCCAGGGAAAAGGGAATACGCTGTGAGAGATTTGGGCCAATCAAGGACTGGGCAATTTCTGGCTATAAAGAAAAAACTGTGATAATTTGGCTCTCAACAGAACTAGCTGATTATGAATGCGTGAAGCCAGCAAGTAGTTACCGGTCTTTTTTTGATCTTTTCAGTCAGAAGGCCCATATCTGTGTTGAAGTTTACAGAAAGCTAGTCAGGTCAGTTGGCGGAAATCCTTTGCTGGGTCTGGAAGAGTTGCTTGCTAGTGTTGTACGTTCCATTAATTCAGAGAGAAGTTTCAATGGAACAGTGAGAAAGGACTTTGTAATCTCAATTGGTGAGTTTATCCATAACCAGCTTACTGCATTGGACCATACAGCAAACAACGATGATGAGATACTGTCCACACTGCCTGCTCTTGTTGCCCTAAGAAATGGATGTAAATCTAGGGTGGAATTCAGCAGGTTGGCAGCTATGACCTCAGATGGAACTCTGACGATCAAGGATGGGCAGTGTAAGGAGGCGACTGAAAACGAGGATGAAGATGAGAAATTAGCAAGACTGTTGCAGGATGAGGAAGAGTGGAAGATGAACAAGAAGCAGAGAGGCAAGCATGAGAATTCACAGAAAAATGTCTATATCAAGATTAGTGAAACAGAGATCGCGAATGACTACCCAATGCCAGCATACTATAAACCATCTAGCGTAGAAATGGATGAGTACATGCTTGACAGCGAAGATGCCATGCTTGTGGAGGAACTGCCAACAAGAATACTCAACAATTGGGCTCTGTATAATTCAGATGCCAGACTTATCCCTTTGGAGCTCATTCCTATGAAGGCAGGTGCTGAAAATGACATAGTGATCTTTGGGTCTGGTTTTATGAGAGAAGATGATCATAACTTCTGTTCAACAGCCGAGTCAACACAGTCATCTTCTTCCTCAAGTAAATCTGACCAGGAAGATAAAGGGATTGCAGTTTATCTAAGTCCAATCAAGGAATGGGTTGTAGAATTTGGTGGTGAAATGATCTGCATATTAATTCGAACTGACATAGCTTG GTACAAATTACGCCAGCCAACAAAGCAGTATGCGCCATGGTGTGACACTGTCCTTAAAACAGCAAGGCTGGCTGTCAGTGTCATCGCCCTTCTAAAAGAACAAACTCGCGCTTCCAAACTTGCTTTCGCTGATGTTGTTAAGAGAGTAGCCGAATTTGAGAAAGGGCACTGTGCATTTATTTCAACAAATGCAGCGCTTGTTGAAAGATATGTTGTGGTGCATGGACAGATAATTCTTCAGCAGTTTGCAAGTTATCCAGAAAGGACTATTCAACAAAGTGCCTTCATCACTGGACTTCTTGCAAAGATGGAAGAACGAAGGCACATAAAACTAGCGATGAAGAAAAAAAATCAGGCAACAAGGGGAGAGAATCTGAACCCAAGTGCAAATATGGGCCCAATACTTAAAAGAAAACTTATGCGTGCGACAACTACAGGGTTGATCAGCAAGATATGGAGTGATTACTATGCAACTCATTTCCCAGAGGATTCCAAGGAGGGAGATGAGAATGATGACCAGAAGGAAATTGAGGAGGAACAGGAAGAGAATGAAGATGATGATGCTGAGGTGGAGGTTAAAGTTGACGAGGAAGCTGTTTTTAGGACCCCACCATCAACGAGGTCTAAAAAGTCATCAACAAATGCTTGTAAAGAAATTGAATGGGAGGGCCAAACAGTTGGGAAAACACTCTCTGGAGAAGTTCTGTACAAATGTGCTAGAGTTCGAGATCTCAGTATTGCTGTTGGTGGGGCAGTCACACTAGAAGATGATTCAGGAGAAACCATCATGTGTTTTGTTGAGTATATGCATGAGAAACATGATGGTACACAAATGATCCATGGAAGAATTCTGCAAAAGGGTTCACACACTGTCCTTGGCAATGCTGCAAATGAACGAGAGGTTTTCTTTACTAATGGTTGTTTGGAATTCGAAACAAGTGACATCAAGGAATCAGTGTCCGTCAATTTTCAGCAGGTTCCTTGGGGCCACAAGTGCAGAAAGGAGCATTTAGAAGCTATTAAGATGGAGAGGGCCAAGGCAGAGGACAGGAAGAGGAAAGGTTTGCCTGTGGAGTATATCTGCAAAAGCTTATACTGTCCTGAGAAAGGTGCCTTTTTCTCCCTCCCTTCTGATAAACTGGGCACTGGAACTGGCCGCTGTAGTTCTTGTGAGGAGCGAGAAGCAGTTGGTGATGAATTCAAGATATTATCAGAGACCAGCTTTGTCCTCAAGAATGTTACATACAGTGTTCATGACTTTCTGTACATCAGGCCTGAGTTTTTCTCTGAAGTCGAGGGTCAGGGGACCTACAAGGCTGGAAGAAATGTAGGCCTGAAGCCTTATGTGGTGTGTCACCTGCAGAGTATCAAAGCTTCTGCTGGATCGAAGAAAGCTAATCCAGAATCAACCAAAGTCAGTGTAAGAAGGTTATACAGGCCAGATGATATTTCATCAGCTAAAGCTTACTCTTCAGACATCAGAGAG GTTTACTACAGTGAAGATGTAGTGAGTGTGCCAGTTGTGATGATAGAGGGGAAATGTGAGGTTACAGCAAAGAACGACCTTCCAAACCCAAATCTTCCAGTAGTGGTTGATCATGCCTTTTACTGTGAATATCTTTATGACCCTAAGACTGGAGCTCTCAAGCAG CTACCGACCAATGTTAAGCTCACGATCCTGACAAGGAAGGCACAGGCTGTAAAAAAGAATAAAGGAAAGCAGATTTGTGACGTTTTGCAAGCTGATTCTGACAAACAGAAGAATGTGACACCAGAAAACTGTCTTGCAACCCTTGATATTTTTGCTGGCTGTGGAGGTTTGTCTGAAGGGTTGCAGCTATCTG GCGCATCACGTACAAAATGGGCAATTGAATATGAAGAACCTGCTGGGGATGCATTTGGTGAAAATCATCCAGAGGCAGTGGTATTTGTGGAGAACTGCAATGTGATTCTGAA GGCAATAATGGACAAGTGTGGTGATGTTGATGATTGCATCTCAATTACCGAGGCTTCTGAACGGGCAGCTAAACTTTCAGATGAAAAGATTAAAAATCTCCCTGTGCCAGGTGAAGTAGAGTTCATCAATGGTGGCCCTCCATGCCAG GGGTTCTCTGGAATGAACAGATTCAACCAAAGTCCATGGAGCAAAGTTCAGTGTGAGATGATTTTGGCATTCCTGTCCTTTGCGGAGTATTTCCGGCCTAGGTTCTTCCTTTTGGAAAATGTTAGGAACTTTGTTTCATTCAACAAAGGCCAGACCTTCAGACTGACACTAGCATCACTGCTGGAGATGGGATACCAG GTTCGATTTGGGATTTTAGAGGCAGGTGCTTATGGTGTTGCACAGTCCAGGAAAAGGGCATTCATCTGGGCTGCTGCACCTGGGGAGACCCTTCCTGATTGGCCTGAACCGATGCATGTCTTCTCCAGCCCTGAGCTGAAAATCAATCTACCAGAAGGGAAATACTATGCCGCTGCTAAGAGCACTGCTGGAGGGGCTCCTTTCCGCTCTATAACAGTCAGGGATACAATTGGTGATCTGCCGCCGGTGGAGAATGGTGCCAGCAAACCAACAATACCG TATGCAAGTGAGCCTGTCTCCTGGTTCCAGAAGAAGATTCGAGGTGATGCATCTTCGCTGAGTGATCACATAGCTAAAGAAATGAATGAGCTCAATCTCATAAGGTGCAAGCACATCCCGAAGCGCCCTGGCTGTGACTGGCATGACCTCCCAGATGAGAAG GTGAAGCTATCTACAGGGCAAACGGTGGAGTTGATCCCTTGGTGCTTGCCGAACACGGCCAAGAGGCACAACCAGTGGAAAGGCTTGTACGGGAGGTTGGATTGGGAGGGCAACTTCCCCACATCTGTGACAGATCCCCAGCCAATGGGCAAGGTCGGCATGTGCTTCCACCCTGATCAGGACAGGATCATCACTGTTCGTGAGTGCGCCCGATCCCAG GGCTTCCCTGATGGATACCATTTCGCTGGCAACATCCAGAGCAAGCACCGGCAGATCGGGAACGCTGTGCCGCCTCCCCTCTCCTACATGCTAGGGAGGAAGCTCAAGCAAGCCATCGACGGCAAGCCTCGACTGGCTTAA
- the LOC123149635 gene encoding DNA (cytosine-5)-methyltransferase 1A isoform X1 — MTKFPHLASTAGTKRRRPKLHKTEDETEDDNNINKENNGTTNNGHDTIVSKRPKRTAACSNFKQKAVDLSEEDMLVTIKEIRIEEETEAVRLTKTGPEDKKPRRKLCDFILHDGDGNPQPFEMSRSDGISITAVVMPFDADMKKPREKGIRCERFGPIKDWAISGYKEKTVIIWLSTELADYECVKPASSYRSFFDLFSQKAHICVEVYRKLVRSVGGNPLLGLEELLASVVRSINSERSFNGTVRKDFVISIGEFIHNQLTALDHTANNDDEILSTLPALVALRNGCKSRVEFSRLAAMTSDGTLTIKDGQCKEATENEDEDEKLARLLQDEEEWKMNKKQRGKHENSQKNVYIKISETEIANDYPMPAYYKPSSVEMDEYMLDSEDAMLVEELPTRILNNWALYNSDARLIPLELIPMKAGAENDIVIFGSGFMREDDHNFCSTAESTQSSSSSSKSDQEDKGIAVYLSPIKEWVVEFGGEMICILIRTDIAWYKLRQPTKQYAPWCDTVLKTARLAVSVIALLKEQTRASKLAFADVVKRVAEFEKGHCAFISTNAALVERYVVVHGQIILQQFASYPERTIQQSAFITGLLAKMEERRHIKLAMKKKNQATRGENLNPSANMGPILKRKLMRATTTGLISKIWSDYYATHFPEDSKEGDENDDQKEIEEEQEENEDDDAEVEVKVDEEAVFRTPPSTRSKKSSTNACKEIEWEGQTVGKTLSGEVLYKCARVRDLSIAVGGAVTLEDDSGETIMCFVEYMHEKHDGTQMIHGRILQKGSHTVLGNAANEREVFFTNGCLEFETSDIKESVSVNFQQVPWGHKCRKEHLEAIKMERAKAEDRKRKGLPVEYICKSLYCPEKGAFFSLPSDKLGTGTGRCSSCEEREAVGDEFKILSETSFVLKNVTYSVHDFLYIRPEFFSEVEGQGTYKAGRNVGLKPYVVCHLQSIKASAGSKKANPESTKVSVRRLYRPDDISSAKAYSSDIREVYYSEDVVSVPVVMIEGKCEVTAKNDLPNPNLPVVVDHAFYCEYLYDPKTGALKQLPTNVKLTILTRKAQAVKKNKGKQICDVLQADSDKQKNVTPENCLATLDIFAGCGGLSEGLQLSGASRTKWAIEYEEPAGDAFGENHPEAVVFVENCNVILKYAATFPPFGRTKPIIPVSPNSHVTICLCRAIMDKCGDVDDCISITEASERAAKLSDEKIKNLPVPGEVEFINGGPPCQGFSGMNRFNQSPWSKVQCEMILAFLSFAEYFRPRFFLLENVRNFVSFNKGQTFRLTLASLLEMGYQVRFGILEAGAYGVAQSRKRAFIWAAAPGETLPDWPEPMHVFSSPELKINLPEGKYYAAAKSTAGGAPFRSITVRDTIGDLPPVENGASKPTIPYASEPVSWFQKKIRGDASSLSDHIAKEMNELNLIRCKHIPKRPGCDWHDLPDEKVKLSTGQTVELIPWCLPNTAKRHNQWKGLYGRLDWEGNFPTSVTDPQPMGKVGMCFHPDQDRIITVRECARSQGFPDGYHFAGNIQSKHRQIGNAVPPPLSYMLGRKLKQAIDGKPRLA; from the exons GAACAAAGAGGCGCAGACCTAAGCTTCATAAGACGGAAGATGAGACCGAGGATGACAACAATATTAATAAAGAGAACAACGGTACCACTAACAATGGTCATGACACCATTGTCTCCAAGAGACCAAAGAGAACAGCTGCCTGTTCTAATTTCAAACAGAAGGCAGTTGACTTGTCTGAAGAAGATATGCTTGTCACAATCAAGGAAATTCGGATTGAAGAGGAAACAGAGGCTGTTAGGTTGACAAAAACAGGGCCTGAAGATAAGAAACCTCGCAGAAAACTCTGTGATTTCATCCTGCATGATGGAGATGGTAATCCGCAACCTTTTGAAATGTCTCGAAGTGATGGTATCTCCATAACAGCTGTTGTCATGCCCTTTGACGCTGATATGAAAAAGCCCAGGGAAAAGGGAATACGCTGTGAGAGATTTGGGCCAATCAAGGACTGGGCAATTTCTGGCTATAAAGAAAAAACTGTGATAATTTGGCTCTCAACAGAACTAGCTGATTATGAATGCGTGAAGCCAGCAAGTAGTTACCGGTCTTTTTTTGATCTTTTCAGTCAGAAGGCCCATATCTGTGTTGAAGTTTACAGAAAGCTAGTCAGGTCAGTTGGCGGAAATCCTTTGCTGGGTCTGGAAGAGTTGCTTGCTAGTGTTGTACGTTCCATTAATTCAGAGAGAAGTTTCAATGGAACAGTGAGAAAGGACTTTGTAATCTCAATTGGTGAGTTTATCCATAACCAGCTTACTGCATTGGACCATACAGCAAACAACGATGATGAGATACTGTCCACACTGCCTGCTCTTGTTGCCCTAAGAAATGGATGTAAATCTAGGGTGGAATTCAGCAGGTTGGCAGCTATGACCTCAGATGGAACTCTGACGATCAAGGATGGGCAGTGTAAGGAGGCGACTGAAAACGAGGATGAAGATGAGAAATTAGCAAGACTGTTGCAGGATGAGGAAGAGTGGAAGATGAACAAGAAGCAGAGAGGCAAGCATGAGAATTCACAGAAAAATGTCTATATCAAGATTAGTGAAACAGAGATCGCGAATGACTACCCAATGCCAGCATACTATAAACCATCTAGCGTAGAAATGGATGAGTACATGCTTGACAGCGAAGATGCCATGCTTGTGGAGGAACTGCCAACAAGAATACTCAACAATTGGGCTCTGTATAATTCAGATGCCAGACTTATCCCTTTGGAGCTCATTCCTATGAAGGCAGGTGCTGAAAATGACATAGTGATCTTTGGGTCTGGTTTTATGAGAGAAGATGATCATAACTTCTGTTCAACAGCCGAGTCAACACAGTCATCTTCTTCCTCAAGTAAATCTGACCAGGAAGATAAAGGGATTGCAGTTTATCTAAGTCCAATCAAGGAATGGGTTGTAGAATTTGGTGGTGAAATGATCTGCATATTAATTCGAACTGACATAGCTTG GTACAAATTACGCCAGCCAACAAAGCAGTATGCGCCATGGTGTGACACTGTCCTTAAAACAGCAAGGCTGGCTGTCAGTGTCATCGCCCTTCTAAAAGAACAAACTCGCGCTTCCAAACTTGCTTTCGCTGATGTTGTTAAGAGAGTAGCCGAATTTGAGAAAGGGCACTGTGCATTTATTTCAACAAATGCAGCGCTTGTTGAAAGATATGTTGTGGTGCATGGACAGATAATTCTTCAGCAGTTTGCAAGTTATCCAGAAAGGACTATTCAACAAAGTGCCTTCATCACTGGACTTCTTGCAAAGATGGAAGAACGAAGGCACATAAAACTAGCGATGAAGAAAAAAAATCAGGCAACAAGGGGAGAGAATCTGAACCCAAGTGCAAATATGGGCCCAATACTTAAAAGAAAACTTATGCGTGCGACAACTACAGGGTTGATCAGCAAGATATGGAGTGATTACTATGCAACTCATTTCCCAGAGGATTCCAAGGAGGGAGATGAGAATGATGACCAGAAGGAAATTGAGGAGGAACAGGAAGAGAATGAAGATGATGATGCTGAGGTGGAGGTTAAAGTTGACGAGGAAGCTGTTTTTAGGACCCCACCATCAACGAGGTCTAAAAAGTCATCAACAAATGCTTGTAAAGAAATTGAATGGGAGGGCCAAACAGTTGGGAAAACACTCTCTGGAGAAGTTCTGTACAAATGTGCTAGAGTTCGAGATCTCAGTATTGCTGTTGGTGGGGCAGTCACACTAGAAGATGATTCAGGAGAAACCATCATGTGTTTTGTTGAGTATATGCATGAGAAACATGATGGTACACAAATGATCCATGGAAGAATTCTGCAAAAGGGTTCACACACTGTCCTTGGCAATGCTGCAAATGAACGAGAGGTTTTCTTTACTAATGGTTGTTTGGAATTCGAAACAAGTGACATCAAGGAATCAGTGTCCGTCAATTTTCAGCAGGTTCCTTGGGGCCACAAGTGCAGAAAGGAGCATTTAGAAGCTATTAAGATGGAGAGGGCCAAGGCAGAGGACAGGAAGAGGAAAGGTTTGCCTGTGGAGTATATCTGCAAAAGCTTATACTGTCCTGAGAAAGGTGCCTTTTTCTCCCTCCCTTCTGATAAACTGGGCACTGGAACTGGCCGCTGTAGTTCTTGTGAGGAGCGAGAAGCAGTTGGTGATGAATTCAAGATATTATCAGAGACCAGCTTTGTCCTCAAGAATGTTACATACAGTGTTCATGACTTTCTGTACATCAGGCCTGAGTTTTTCTCTGAAGTCGAGGGTCAGGGGACCTACAAGGCTGGAAGAAATGTAGGCCTGAAGCCTTATGTGGTGTGTCACCTGCAGAGTATCAAAGCTTCTGCTGGATCGAAGAAAGCTAATCCAGAATCAACCAAAGTCAGTGTAAGAAGGTTATACAGGCCAGATGATATTTCATCAGCTAAAGCTTACTCTTCAGACATCAGAGAG GTTTACTACAGTGAAGATGTAGTGAGTGTGCCAGTTGTGATGATAGAGGGGAAATGTGAGGTTACAGCAAAGAACGACCTTCCAAACCCAAATCTTCCAGTAGTGGTTGATCATGCCTTTTACTGTGAATATCTTTATGACCCTAAGACTGGAGCTCTCAAGCAG CTACCGACCAATGTTAAGCTCACGATCCTGACAAGGAAGGCACAGGCTGTAAAAAAGAATAAAGGAAAGCAGATTTGTGACGTTTTGCAAGCTGATTCTGACAAACAGAAGAATGTGACACCAGAAAACTGTCTTGCAACCCTTGATATTTTTGCTGGCTGTGGAGGTTTGTCTGAAGGGTTGCAGCTATCTG GCGCATCACGTACAAAATGGGCAATTGAATATGAAGAACCTGCTGGGGATGCATTTGGTGAAAATCATCCAGAGGCAGTGGTATTTGTGGAGAACTGCAATGTGATTCTGAAGTATGCAGCCACCTTTCCCCCCTTTGGACGCACTAAACCTATTATTCCTGTATCTCCCAACTCACATGTGACCATTTGCCTTTGCAGGGCAATAATGGACAAGTGTGGTGATGTTGATGATTGCATCTCAATTACCGAGGCTTCTGAACGGGCAGCTAAACTTTCAGATGAAAAGATTAAAAATCTCCCTGTGCCAGGTGAAGTAGAGTTCATCAATGGTGGCCCTCCATGCCAG GGGTTCTCTGGAATGAACAGATTCAACCAAAGTCCATGGAGCAAAGTTCAGTGTGAGATGATTTTGGCATTCCTGTCCTTTGCGGAGTATTTCCGGCCTAGGTTCTTCCTTTTGGAAAATGTTAGGAACTTTGTTTCATTCAACAAAGGCCAGACCTTCAGACTGACACTAGCATCACTGCTGGAGATGGGATACCAG GTTCGATTTGGGATTTTAGAGGCAGGTGCTTATGGTGTTGCACAGTCCAGGAAAAGGGCATTCATCTGGGCTGCTGCACCTGGGGAGACCCTTCCTGATTGGCCTGAACCGATGCATGTCTTCTCCAGCCCTGAGCTGAAAATCAATCTACCAGAAGGGAAATACTATGCCGCTGCTAAGAGCACTGCTGGAGGGGCTCCTTTCCGCTCTATAACAGTCAGGGATACAATTGGTGATCTGCCGCCGGTGGAGAATGGTGCCAGCAAACCAACAATACCG TATGCAAGTGAGCCTGTCTCCTGGTTCCAGAAGAAGATTCGAGGTGATGCATCTTCGCTGAGTGATCACATAGCTAAAGAAATGAATGAGCTCAATCTCATAAGGTGCAAGCACATCCCGAAGCGCCCTGGCTGTGACTGGCATGACCTCCCAGATGAGAAG GTGAAGCTATCTACAGGGCAAACGGTGGAGTTGATCCCTTGGTGCTTGCCGAACACGGCCAAGAGGCACAACCAGTGGAAAGGCTTGTACGGGAGGTTGGATTGGGAGGGCAACTTCCCCACATCTGTGACAGATCCCCAGCCAATGGGCAAGGTCGGCATGTGCTTCCACCCTGATCAGGACAGGATCATCACTGTTCGTGAGTGCGCCCGATCCCAG GGCTTCCCTGATGGATACCATTTCGCTGGCAACATCCAGAGCAAGCACCGGCAGATCGGGAACGCTGTGCCGCCTCCCCTCTCCTACATGCTAGGGAGGAAGCTCAAGCAAGCCATCGACGGCAAGCCTCGACTGGCTTAA